In a single window of the Coprothermobacter proteolyticus DSM 5265 genome:
- the tyrS gene encoding tyrosine--tRNA ligase encodes MDISKQVEILKKNVVDLITEEDLKSKLEKTKAEGRPLRVKLGADPSAPDLHLGHLVVLRKLRQFQEFGHRIVFIIGDFTACIGDPTGRNKTRPPLTEEEVRKNAETYQEQVFKVLDPELVDIKFNSEWNAPLSARDVILNLASRYTVAKLLERDDFNMRYKSGIPIYVHELLYPLFQAYDSVAIRADVELGGTDQVFNLLVGRDLQQSHGQEPQVVMTLPLLVGLDGEKKMSKSLGNYVAFNDPPKDMFGKLMSIPDDLMPSYFNLLTDYSENEIKRILSGHPRDAKLKLAWTITSFFYGEEEASYEQEEFLRVFSRRELPEYMDAYEIETLYNEGVRTITDLLVFIGAASSRSEAKRLVAGGGVQLNDTRVDDPMAPLQLTPGSVLRVGKRKFFKFV; translated from the coding sequence TTGGACATATCAAAGCAGGTTGAAATCCTTAAGAAGAATGTGGTTGATCTTATCACTGAAGAAGACCTAAAAAGCAAGCTGGAAAAGACAAAAGCAGAAGGACGACCTTTGAGGGTAAAGTTGGGTGCAGATCCTTCGGCCCCTGATCTGCATTTGGGTCATTTAGTGGTCTTACGGAAACTTCGACAGTTCCAGGAATTCGGGCATCGCATTGTTTTTATTATCGGTGATTTCACTGCCTGCATAGGTGATCCCACAGGTAGAAACAAGACCAGACCGCCTCTTACTGAGGAGGAAGTAAGGAAGAACGCTGAAACATACCAGGAGCAAGTCTTCAAAGTTCTTGACCCAGAATTGGTGGACATAAAGTTCAACAGTGAATGGAACGCACCATTGAGCGCGCGCGATGTCATACTAAATTTGGCTTCGCGTTACACAGTGGCTAAGCTTTTAGAAAGAGACGACTTCAACATGAGGTACAAAAGCGGTATCCCCATTTATGTGCACGAACTTCTGTACCCCCTGTTCCAGGCTTATGATTCTGTTGCCATCAGAGCCGATGTGGAACTAGGCGGTACGGATCAAGTTTTTAACCTACTGGTTGGACGGGATCTCCAGCAAAGCCATGGGCAGGAGCCTCAAGTTGTGATGACGCTGCCACTACTTGTTGGACTTGATGGGGAAAAGAAGATGTCAAAATCCTTGGGAAATTATGTGGCATTTAACGATCCGCCCAAGGACATGTTTGGCAAGCTAATGAGCATTCCGGATGATCTCATGCCCAGCTACTTTAATTTACTTACTGACTATTCTGAAAACGAGATTAAGAGAATACTGTCTGGACATCCACGAGATGCAAAGTTAAAACTTGCATGGACCATAACTTCATTCTTTTATGGTGAAGAAGAAGCCTCATACGAGCAAGAAGAATTCCTAAGAGTTTTCTCGCGTCGTGAGCTTCCTGAATACATGGATGCATATGAAATTGAAACGTTATATAATGAAGGAGTGAGAACAATAACAGACCTTTTGGTATTCATCGGTGCCGCGTCCAGCAGAAGTGAGGCAAAAAGATTAGTAGCAGGAGGAGGCGTACAGCTCAATGACACCAGAGTTGATGATCCCATGGCTCCCCTGCAGCTCACACCTGGAAGTGTGCTTCGGGTAGGTAAAAGGAAGTTTTTCAAATTTGTTTAG
- a CDS encoding sugar isomerase domain-containing protein, translated as MFDLSQKTYQDEALEILRNISAKEKENIEKASTLMAESISGGHLVHLFGSGHSALPALDIFPRYGSYVGFHPLIDPRLVWFNVIGPGGARELLWIERQEGYVRNFLQSFTFYKEDTFVVYSHGGVNAAPVEAAMYAKDFGMKVVAITSMDNYRHSKPMHSSGRKLADLADVVIDNCCPLEDAVVTVEDGKPKVGATSTLATVFISMSLLCETAKMLEGKSFDLNIFASPNTEAVPKNNNDMVYEVYSKLVKSLGV; from the coding sequence GTGTTTGATTTGTCACAAAAAACGTATCAGGATGAAGCACTAGAGATATTGAGAAATATCTCAGCTAAGGAAAAAGAAAACATTGAAAAAGCGAGTACCTTAATGGCTGAAAGCATAAGTGGAGGTCATTTAGTCCATTTGTTTGGCAGTGGTCATTCTGCTTTGCCAGCATTAGACATCTTCCCAAGATACGGTAGTTACGTGGGGTTTCACCCTTTGATTGATCCTAGACTAGTTTGGTTCAATGTGATTGGACCAGGTGGAGCAAGAGAACTGCTTTGGATTGAACGCCAAGAAGGGTACGTTCGAAACTTTCTTCAAAGCTTTACCTTCTATAAAGAAGACACCTTTGTAGTTTACTCGCATGGAGGCGTGAACGCTGCTCCAGTAGAGGCTGCTATGTACGCAAAGGACTTTGGGATGAAAGTAGTGGCTATTACCTCCATGGACAATTACAGGCATAGTAAACCCATGCACTCCAGTGGAAGAAAACTTGCTGACTTAGCTGACGTGGTGATTGACAATTGTTGTCCTTTGGAAGACGCCGTGGTCACCGTAGAGGATGGGAAGCCTAAAGTTGGTGCAACTTCTACACTCGCAACAGTTTTTATCTCTATGTCCCTGCTGTGTGAAACTGCTAAGATGTTAGAGGGTAAGAGCTTCGATTTGAATATTTTCGCTTCGCCTAACACAGAAGCCGTCCCAAAGAATAATAACGATATGGTTTACGAAGTATACAGCAAACTTGTCAAGAGCTTAGGTGTGTGA
- a CDS encoding 2-oxoacid:acceptor oxidoreductase family protein translates to MTVLLEIRWHGRAGQGVKTAAYLLAEAAMDTGKYIQAFPEYGAERSGAPIAAFTRIGDEPIRIHYGIRTPDVVVVVDESLIGAMDVTSGLKENGILLVNSNQSPEIYRQKLPSFHGKIATVDATQIALDCIGRPIPNIPIMGALIRASGIVSLEDLEPRLRHKFSAKFSEQVVEGNVKALKRGYEEVKIL, encoded by the coding sequence GTGACTGTGTTGTTAGAGATTAGATGGCACGGACGTGCGGGACAAGGTGTGAAGACTGCCGCATATTTGCTAGCAGAAGCTGCCATGGATACAGGTAAGTACATACAAGCTTTTCCAGAATACGGTGCTGAAAGATCAGGTGCTCCCATTGCTGCATTTACCAGAATTGGCGATGAGCCCATCAGAATTCATTATGGTATTAGAACTCCAGATGTTGTGGTAGTAGTGGACGAATCACTCATAGGCGCCATGGATGTGACTTCTGGCTTGAAAGAAAATGGGATTTTACTCGTGAACAGCAACCAATCTCCGGAGATCTACAGACAGAAACTCCCTTCATTTCATGGGAAGATTGCTACCGTAGATGCAACGCAAATAGCATTGGACTGCATCGGCAGACCCATACCAAACATTCCCATCATGGGTGCTCTCATAAGAGCTTCCGGAATCGTTTCTTTGGAAGATTTGGAACCCAGGCTTCGCCATAAATTCAGTGCAAAGTTCAGCGAGCAGGTAGTGGAGGGGAACGTAAAAGCACTGAAGCGAGGTTACGAGGAGGTGAAAATACTGTGA
- a CDS encoding 4Fe-4S binding protein produces the protein MNEQKWNELPEGVIVPEGGNSQDVYIVEGWRTFKPVVNLEKCTHCMTCWVMCPDNAVNVKGGKMLGFDYLACKGCGVCAEVCPVKVIEMVKEER, from the coding sequence GTGAATGAGCAGAAGTGGAATGAACTTCCAGAAGGTGTGATTGTTCCTGAAGGCGGAAATTCTCAGGATGTTTACATAGTTGAGGGGTGGAGAACGTTTAAGCCTGTCGTTAATCTCGAGAAATGCACGCATTGCATGACTTGCTGGGTTATGTGCCCAGACAATGCAGTGAACGTGAAGGGTGGAAAAATGCTTGGATTCGATTACCTGGCTTGCAAGGGCTGCGGTGTTTGCGCAGAGGTATGTCCAGTGAAGGTAATCGAGATGGTGAAGGAGGAGCGATAA
- a CDS encoding pyridoxal phosphate-dependent aminotransferase: MAHLAERLNNLGSEGAFEVLAKTKVLEAQGKKIAHFEIGEPDFDTPENIKKAAYEALEKGYTHYVPSLGVPEAREAYAKYVSKTRNVEVDPGQIIVTAGAKPLIFYTMMALVNPGDEVIYPDPGYPIYSSAVRFAGGVPKPIVLREENNFRLDVDELKRMVTPKTKVIIVNSPHNPTGSVLNKEELKAILDLADGEHLFILCDELYHRIYYNGEMAPSMYEFPEAKEKVILMEGFSKIYAMTGWRLGYGVLPPDLVPWFSKLQTNVYSHAPAFVQVAGIEAYNGPQDAPKAMVEEFKRRRDYIVPRVNSMDLVHCVEPQGAFYAWLNIKKLNRPSNEVAEYLLNEAGVAVLTGTSFGESGEGYLRMSYAASMEDIKYGLDQLEKYLPKLVK, translated from the coding sequence ATGGCACACTTAGCGGAAAGGCTTAATAATCTGGGTAGTGAAGGAGCTTTTGAGGTTTTAGCGAAAACGAAGGTACTTGAGGCTCAGGGGAAAAAGATAGCGCACTTTGAAATAGGCGAGCCTGATTTTGACACACCGGAAAACATAAAGAAGGCTGCCTATGAAGCTTTGGAGAAAGGCTATACTCACTATGTTCCTTCTTTGGGCGTTCCTGAAGCCAGAGAAGCCTATGCAAAATATGTTTCCAAAACCAGAAATGTGGAAGTGGACCCAGGACAGATCATTGTGACAGCAGGTGCAAAGCCTCTCATTTTCTACACCATGATGGCTCTTGTAAACCCAGGTGACGAAGTAATTTATCCTGATCCTGGTTATCCCATTTATTCGTCGGCAGTGAGGTTTGCTGGTGGTGTACCAAAGCCTATCGTGCTTAGAGAAGAGAACAATTTCAGACTCGATGTGGATGAACTTAAAAGGATGGTAACACCTAAGACTAAGGTCATAATCGTAAACAGCCCTCATAACCCAACAGGCAGTGTACTCAACAAGGAAGAGCTCAAAGCCATCCTTGATTTGGCTGATGGGGAGCACCTGTTCATTTTGTGTGACGAGTTATATCACCGCATTTACTACAACGGTGAAATGGCTCCTTCCATGTATGAATTCCCTGAAGCAAAAGAAAAAGTCATCCTCATGGAAGGCTTTTCAAAGATTTATGCCATGACTGGCTGGAGGCTGGGTTATGGTGTACTTCCCCCTGATTTAGTTCCATGGTTTAGCAAACTCCAGACAAATGTTTATAGCCATGCTCCGGCTTTTGTGCAGGTAGCTGGTATTGAAGCCTACAACGGCCCTCAGGATGCTCCAAAAGCCATGGTAGAGGAGTTTAAGAGAAGAAGAGACTACATAGTCCCCAGAGTGAATTCCATGGATTTGGTGCACTGCGTAGAACCTCAGGGTGCTTTCTATGCTTGGTTGAACATAAAGAAACTGAATAGGCCTTCAAACGAAGTAGCTGAGTACTTGCTTAACGAAGCGGGGGTAGCTGTGCTAACAGGCACCTCTTTCGGAGAGTCCGGAGAAGGCTACCTGCGTATGTCCTATGCAGCATCCATGGAAGATATCAAGTACGGTTTAGATCAACTGGAGAAGTACCTACCGAAACTGGTGAAGTAG
- a CDS encoding transketolase C-terminal domain-containing protein, which produces MKVALETNQLIALAMKQIEPHVVAAYPITPSTEVVQEFSQYVANGDVKTEFVPVESEHSAMSACLAASLSGARVMTATASQGLAFMWEMLHIAAASRAPIVTIVANRALSAPINIHGDHADAMGARDTGWLQLWAETAQEAYDNTIQAIKIAEDPRVRFPMLVNYDGFTTSHAVETVEILEDEQVRSFLGAAPKPKYSLLDTENPVSFGVLALQDYYMEFRRAQAEAYKNVKDVVLEVAEDYAKLTGRKYGILEEYKLDDADVVLVAMNSAAGTAKETVDLLRKQGKKVGVLKIRLFRPFPVEEIRCALGNAKSVVVMDRAYTYGGPSGPLFEEIATALVNETNKPLLGNVIAGLGGRDITMEDIEHVFDLGFKALEKGNFEPLVSWVGVRE; this is translated from the coding sequence ATGAAGGTAGCTTTAGAAACCAACCAACTCATTGCCTTGGCAATGAAACAGATCGAGCCACATGTGGTTGCGGCATATCCTATCACTCCTTCCACTGAAGTTGTTCAAGAGTTTTCTCAGTACGTAGCTAATGGTGACGTTAAGACTGAATTTGTACCCGTAGAGAGTGAACACTCTGCAATGTCTGCATGTTTAGCTGCGTCGCTTTCTGGTGCTCGTGTCATGACGGCAACAGCATCTCAAGGACTGGCTTTCATGTGGGAAATGCTTCACATCGCTGCAGCTTCCAGGGCTCCCATTGTTACCATAGTGGCTAACCGTGCACTTAGTGCGCCTATTAACATTCATGGTGACCATGCTGATGCTATGGGCGCCAGGGACACCGGATGGTTACAGCTTTGGGCTGAAACTGCTCAGGAAGCTTACGATAATACCATCCAAGCCATAAAGATTGCTGAGGATCCCAGGGTTCGTTTTCCCATGTTAGTGAACTACGATGGTTTCACCACGTCCCACGCAGTAGAAACCGTGGAAATACTTGAAGATGAACAGGTGAGGAGTTTCTTGGGTGCTGCTCCTAAGCCGAAATACAGCTTGCTAGATACTGAAAACCCTGTCAGTTTTGGTGTATTGGCATTGCAGGACTACTACATGGAGTTTAGGAGAGCACAAGCGGAAGCTTACAAAAACGTGAAGGATGTGGTCCTGGAAGTGGCAGAGGATTATGCTAAGCTAACGGGTCGTAAGTACGGCATACTGGAGGAGTACAAGCTGGACGATGCAGATGTTGTTCTGGTCGCCATGAACAGTGCTGCCGGTACGGCCAAGGAGACTGTGGATTTGCTGCGTAAACAAGGCAAGAAAGTGGGAGTTTTGAAGATAAGACTATTCAGGCCATTCCCCGTAGAAGAAATTCGCTGTGCCTTGGGCAATGCTAAATCTGTTGTCGTCATGGACAGAGCGTACACTTACGGCGGCCCATCGGGTCCATTATTCGAGGAGATAGCAACTGCTCTGGTTAATGAGACGAATAAGCCATTGCTTGGTAATGTGATTGCCGGGTTGGGCGGAAGAGATATCACCATGGAAGACATTGAACACGTTTTCGACCTTGGCTTCAAGGCTTTGGAGAAAGGTAACTTTGAGCCTTTGGTCAGCTGGGTCGGAGTAAGGGAGTGA
- a CDS encoding endonuclease III domain-containing protein — translation MKGELHTLISLLLAFQPDPNWWPGSSSFEIAVSAVLTQNTSWNNVSKAMERLAKSGINNWEQILKAKDLETIINPAGFYRRKATTLRELAMLMQKDPIPSREELLNVKGIGPETADSILLYALGKPEMVVDSYTYRVLRNCGLVNGPFNYEQIKQLLITTLGQDSTNVDILKRLHAAFVEVAKNYCKKKPHCVECPLNKKEGLPKESPPFNC, via the coding sequence ATGAAGGGAGAATTGCATACACTCATAAGCCTTCTTCTGGCGTTTCAACCGGACCCAAACTGGTGGCCCGGAAGTTCATCATTTGAGATAGCTGTATCAGCTGTGCTTACTCAGAACACCAGTTGGAACAACGTGTCAAAAGCCATGGAACGCCTCGCAAAGTCGGGCATCAACAATTGGGAACAAATTCTTAAGGCAAAAGACTTGGAAACCATAATAAATCCTGCCGGCTTTTACAGAAGAAAAGCTACCACCTTAAGAGAGTTAGCGATGCTGATGCAAAAAGATCCCATACCATCACGGGAGGAGCTTTTGAACGTGAAGGGCATCGGACCAGAAACAGCAGATAGTATCTTGCTCTACGCACTTGGGAAGCCAGAAATGGTTGTTGACTCATACACGTACCGTGTTTTAAGAAACTGTGGCTTAGTGAATGGTCCATTTAACTACGAGCAGATAAAACAGTTACTGATAACTACTTTGGGCCAAGATTCTACCAACGTAGATATTCTTAAAAGGCTTCACGCTGCGTTCGTGGAAGTAGCTAAGAACTATTGCAAGAAAAAACCCCATTGTGTGGAGTGTCCACTCAATAAAAAGGAGGGGCTTCCTAAAGAGTCCCCTCCTTTCAACTGCTAA
- a CDS encoding PTS sugar transporter subunit IIB gives MVKLIRVDDRLIHGQVITKWIRYTDATSVVAVDDETAKNPALKSIAAMAVPKGVKCAVCSLEEAVSVVEAMDGEKEKIMVIVRYIPAAWELVRSGLKPARVNIGNVAKKRDVSQGVFEVTHTIFITRSDIESLLEIENAGIDVDFQLLPETPLYSWKNVKASLNGVKGG, from the coding sequence TTGGTTAAACTTATCAGGGTAGATGATAGGCTTATCCATGGCCAGGTTATAACTAAGTGGATAAGGTACACAGATGCAACTTCAGTAGTAGCGGTGGATGATGAAACAGCCAAGAACCCAGCTCTTAAGTCAATTGCGGCGATGGCAGTACCAAAAGGCGTAAAATGTGCAGTTTGTAGTCTAGAAGAGGCTGTTTCTGTAGTTGAGGCCATGGACGGAGAGAAAGAGAAGATAATGGTGATTGTAAGGTACATTCCAGCGGCCTGGGAGCTTGTTAGGTCTGGCCTTAAACCGGCGAGGGTAAACATCGGGAATGTAGCTAAGAAGAGGGACGTATCTCAAGGGGTATTCGAGGTTACTCACACCATATTCATAACTCGTTCAGACATAGAGAGCTTGTTGGAGATTGAAAATGCTGGTATCGATGTAGATTTCCAACTTTTACCCGAGACACCTTTGTACTCGTGGAAAAATGTAAAAGCCAGTTTGAATGGCGTAAAAGGGGGATAA
- a CDS encoding PTS mannose/fructose/sorbose/N-acetylgalactosamine transporter subunit IIC: protein MLWKISLIALLSYLGAIGAPWFFGTTGGFYTLGRPLVASALVGLILGDMKTALEIGTVIQAMYIGVITPGAVMPFDVDYIGYLTPALIILSGAEAGISSALAVTVGLIGVTIWNIIWVVNVYFAHRADKYAAEGNGDGIKAMNIGAQVVNFLMRFVPAFLILYYGQGFLQNLSTIIPPFVTSFLNVLSGMLPALGIGLLLNMIVTDKIYLGIFVLGFMLVTYLHLPIIAVAVMGIVFSLLLFRFQGGGQHV from the coding sequence GTGCTTTGGAAGATAAGTTTGATTGCTTTGCTGTCTTACCTGGGTGCCATTGGAGCACCTTGGTTTTTCGGAACAACTGGTGGCTTTTACACTCTTGGTAGGCCGCTAGTTGCTTCGGCTCTTGTTGGTCTGATTTTAGGCGACATGAAAACTGCTTTAGAAATTGGAACAGTAATTCAGGCAATGTACATTGGAGTAATTACTCCTGGTGCTGTCATGCCTTTTGACGTTGACTACATTGGATATTTGACACCAGCTTTGATAATACTTTCCGGTGCCGAAGCCGGGATTTCTTCAGCACTTGCTGTAACAGTTGGACTGATCGGTGTAACAATCTGGAACATTATATGGGTAGTGAATGTTTATTTTGCTCACAGAGCTGATAAATACGCTGCTGAAGGCAATGGTGACGGTATAAAAGCTATGAATATTGGAGCTCAAGTCGTGAATTTTCTAATGAGGTTTGTACCAGCTTTTCTAATCTTGTATTATGGTCAAGGCTTCCTTCAAAACCTCTCCACAATCATCCCACCGTTTGTTACAAGTTTTCTTAACGTGCTTAGCGGGATGTTACCTGCGTTGGGCATTGGTCTTTTGCTAAACATGATAGTCACAGACAAGATATATCTTGGTATTTTTGTACTAGGTTTTATGTTAGTTACTTACCTCCACTTACCCATAATCGCGGTGGCTGTTATGGGAATAGTGTTCTCACTGCTGTTGTTTAGGTTCCAGGGAGGTGGGCAGCATGTCTAA
- a CDS encoding PTS system mannose/fructose/sorbose family transporter subunit IID encodes MSNGTDEVKKLSPKALFKSWLTWFFFNGSSQSGERMQGIAFCHSMLPIIDELWETKEEKVEALQRHMVLFNVEPQVGTVIHGITAAMEEQKANGADISDDAINAVKVALMGPLSAIGDTLVPGTLIPILLAIAIGITNVAGVAGPLFYAVVYIPVIALLSWYLFRLGYNAGLGGFQEILQSGQIETLTDALKMLGLLVMGALSASYVSLSTPLKFTSGEMVIELQNILDNIFPGLLSLGVVGLVWYLLSAKKKSPLWVMGFLVVLSFVGVLLHIF; translated from the coding sequence ATGTCTAACGGGACTGATGAGGTTAAGAAGTTAAGTCCAAAAGCACTGTTTAAGTCTTGGCTAACATGGTTCTTTTTTAACGGTTCTTCTCAGAGTGGTGAACGTATGCAGGGTATAGCTTTTTGCCATTCTATGTTACCCATAATTGATGAACTTTGGGAAACTAAAGAGGAAAAAGTTGAGGCCCTACAGAGGCACATGGTTCTATTCAACGTTGAGCCTCAAGTAGGCACTGTAATTCACGGTATAACAGCTGCTATGGAAGAACAAAAAGCTAACGGCGCTGATATCTCCGATGACGCCATAAATGCTGTGAAAGTTGCTCTTATGGGCCCTCTTTCAGCCATCGGTGATACTCTTGTTCCTGGGACGTTGATACCTATTCTTTTGGCTATTGCTATCGGTATCACTAACGTGGCTGGGGTTGCAGGCCCACTATTCTACGCTGTTGTTTATATACCAGTCATAGCATTGCTTTCCTGGTACTTATTTAGGCTGGGATACAATGCTGGGCTTGGTGGATTTCAAGAGATTTTGCAAAGTGGACAAATAGAAACGTTAACAGACGCCTTGAAGATGTTAGGGCTGCTAGTTATGGGGGCTCTCTCTGCAAGCTATGTTAGTCTCAGCACTCCCTTAAAGTTCACTTCAGGAGAAATGGTTATAGAGCTACAGAATATATTGGACAACATATTTCCTGGGCTGCTCTCCTTAGGCGTTGTAGGCTTGGTTTGGTACTTGCTTTCTGCTAAGAAAAAATCTCCGTTGTGGGTGATGGGCTTCCTAGTTGTCCTGAGTTTTGTGGGTGTTCTTTTGCATATTTTTTAG
- a CDS encoding GntR family transcriptional regulator, with translation MITQKKEVGQLVINRSQPVPLYYQVESQILDAIRKGVYKEGDRLPSEAELQKIFGVSITTIKKALSDLVQKDVLYRVQGKGTFVARPKIQRTLTLLSFTEEMKQKGIKLTTELLTSEQQSASGEIAERLRLAEGESVWVLERLRYGDGEPIALQTSYLPSKLFSDFNPAFFDDSQSLYAILSDKYGVTPHRASEVYSAINIKSKTTAEKLGVELNAAAFLVKRTTYDQAGIAFEYAVSILRGDKYSISVDLSPREEGKVG, from the coding sequence ATGATAACCCAGAAGAAGGAGGTGGGTCAACTGGTAATCAACAGAAGTCAGCCGGTTCCACTCTATTACCAGGTAGAATCTCAAATCCTAGATGCGATTAGGAAGGGAGTGTACAAGGAAGGCGACAGGTTACCCAGCGAGGCAGAGTTGCAGAAGATTTTCGGCGTCAGTATTACTACAATAAAAAAGGCTTTATCTGATCTAGTGCAAAAAGATGTTTTGTATCGCGTTCAGGGTAAAGGGACTTTTGTCGCAAGACCTAAGATTCAACGGACTTTAACTCTCTTAAGCTTTACGGAAGAGATGAAGCAGAAGGGAATAAAACTTACGACAGAATTGCTGACATCAGAGCAACAGAGTGCGTCTGGAGAAATAGCTGAAAGACTACGGCTGGCTGAAGGTGAAAGTGTGTGGGTTCTAGAAAGGCTTAGGTATGGCGACGGTGAACCGATTGCACTACAAACCAGCTATTTGCCTTCTAAACTGTTCAGCGATTTCAATCCAGCTTTTTTCGACGATAGCCAGTCGTTGTACGCCATTCTAAGCGATAAGTACGGTGTTACTCCTCACAGGGCATCAGAAGTTTATAGCGCGATAAACATCAAAAGTAAAACTACTGCTGAAAAGCTTGGAGTAGAACTTAATGCAGCAGCTTTTTTAGTCAAGAGGACAACTTATGATCAAGCTGGTATAGCTTTCGAATACGCTGTTTCAATTCTGAGGGGTGACAAGTATTCTATCTCTGTGGATCTTAGTCCGAGGGAGGAGGGGAAGGTTGGTTAA
- a CDS encoding thiamine pyrophosphate-dependent enzyme gives MAVINIKNLTDLEPRFVGGHRLCAGCNEGTIVRQVLLAAHEYEVVVLNATGCLEVTTSVYPYTSWNVPWLHEAFENVAAAASGAEAAYKALKRFGEIPEDKQIKFIAFAGDGGTYDIGLQALSGALERGHSFLYVLLDNEAYMNTGIQRSSSTPKFAWTTTSPVGEVSPGKTQPKKNIVEIVAAHGVPYVATASPSHYVDLMTKVQKALSYDGPTFLAVYSNCNRGHRNDTALSIKVARMAVETNYWPLYEIEEGKYRITYRPRKPQPIEEWLKLQGRFSHLMKPGNQDRVKELQDWVNSKWELLQKKEEFSKTL, from the coding sequence ATGGCGGTGATAAATATAAAGAACCTCACTGATTTGGAGCCGCGTTTCGTAGGTGGCCATCGTCTGTGCGCTGGCTGCAATGAGGGAACCATTGTTCGTCAGGTTTTGCTAGCGGCACACGAATACGAAGTGGTTGTATTAAATGCTACTGGTTGTTTGGAAGTAACCACTTCGGTTTATCCTTACACCTCGTGGAACGTGCCTTGGCTTCACGAAGCTTTTGAGAATGTAGCTGCGGCAGCCAGTGGTGCAGAGGCTGCTTACAAAGCGCTGAAACGTTTTGGGGAAATTCCTGAAGATAAGCAGATAAAGTTCATTGCTTTTGCTGGTGACGGAGGGACCTACGATATTGGTCTTCAAGCTTTGTCAGGCGCTTTGGAAAGAGGTCACAGCTTCCTTTATGTACTTCTAGATAACGAAGCCTACATGAACACAGGAATTCAGAGATCTTCTTCAACACCCAAGTTTGCTTGGACAACCACATCTCCCGTGGGTGAGGTAAGTCCTGGAAAAACGCAGCCTAAGAAGAACATTGTGGAAATTGTTGCTGCTCATGGTGTACCTTATGTGGCCACTGCATCTCCAAGCCACTACGTGGATTTAATGACCAAGGTTCAGAAAGCTCTAAGTTATGATGGTCCCACGTTCTTGGCTGTGTACTCTAACTGCAACAGGGGACACAGAAATGACACGGCTCTTTCCATAAAGGTAGCTAGAATGGCTGTGGAAACAAACTATTGGCCACTGTATGAGATTGAAGAGGGCAAATACAGAATAACCTACAGGCCTCGTAAGCCCCAGCCCATCGAGGAATGGCTAAAGCTTCAGGGACGTTTCTCGCATCTGATGAAACCTGGAAATCAAGACAGAGTTAAAGAACTTCAAGATTGGGTTAATAGCAAGTGGGAACTGTTACAAAAGAAAGAAGAGTTTAGTAAGACTTTGTAG